One Lasioglossum baleicum chromosome 6, iyLasBale1, whole genome shotgun sequence genomic window carries:
- the Tefu gene encoding serine/threonine-protein kinase tefu isoform X1 translates to MLCCTLYLFKVVFKMSKYSERIQEILKTASGKKVLDKKKCVLDLLELYENQEALNEICINSEQNVQGVINWSYIIHTVHKVVLNETDRHASKDSYGRAIIIERQNTCLLMRKTVQYANSYKIPLLKCSDIIPLILQILGTSIYEYYHETYMHILVLYVLPLRTYHVKMLPEQWQELLKICILLYKNVSSIVNKRTTLEALQMIAHYGCLYSDLLPNLKETPPFLETVFLDVKTNQEILAESAYKLAHTVCRQIAIECRHNLCQFSENVLPNIISLKSSIEKYKLLLLFNQIHHPKGICKVDDGAYASNWEKWCAILKSMYLMILKDLKADVLPKSFTYLASEVFKQILENTDIVIERTSLDESDCINVVKKRRIASKMDGLIDIISGNNSEEAWPRIQILTVLLKKYPECLKSHDLAEFLKILVNLLTQSCKEEIIMDNLYDLCAILLTNEKILSTTCIENSNIYWDKIWDILLRSLNVNQNEISTHKLTQLFIINNKITKPNVLLRLYLTNVIKWSVMSLRTLIILCKYLSLPSDITMFNINTCSPTMNSDSVRLCLLKWALNIPWHKLATEIVIDELCLLLISITSKSKYEKQIEFKENSTNNSCDCLNNEELSYEEIENAYLLLKYKTNLFIDKEKDDIHCDIKLNEKILYMQDIVTSLQVQLCNTLDEGSGNDDIYIRIIKIAIVAKVISMMKQLNMINNDEIFLQQTMKTHLNSVYTLLANIDPSKSKYTYLCNVTKALNILYGTLYDTEISKIIILSSTPEMLRNTFSLMNIEDNEIADYETTKDYYENYSSFQIKRRALDQNIQEKWCNFCDKGTIRIQTSKALALFCCMNVGEEKCEIQRKLMDNLLKIDMYDLSRTFNFKMAVTVLESLLNYDKQNLSKNHGETPLKDVLALYQECREDETAVRYIFNILPYFLRYAVDYNFYLDDLINIISQQNRHKKKYGFRVHIEITKCILRIIHISPTLLYYIVPNEVDHMMPIMDSILSSLTNSLFIVQLEAIKCIREIYLSKKIDFKWKEILFMQIENSINKLVISSQSMCVDESETRIAGALLGLIAIVFSNGTFQCRALLTMLHFIMDKKIDIQIIPRALGTITNQIRYISLIEDNLSYLITCWYNSRYSSESFPWQLVQCSSEEQFYETHINMLAFIKFQSFKLSNVASLCNYVTLSFQQIIENIFPQVIPWLLYCINEDDDSGKKKLAGKIFHKLISNQDEFLEVKKFSSLFNDKFEETLIYLFERLHDENYLKEMLNVQISFAMSNPPHFKHETVKMCLKYMEENFFTEEMSVQYVLAHSCPNVLQKLLLHLNSNIYRQKFVEHKVKAFHQYMFFCTLIVQELQQDYFNTLSMYIIKDISYSLLHIIKGHDGVLLEIASKYFYEFVKQVLPTRHEEIKEILSFTVMTLIPVAQAGKGSVTLEILKFLLIEQKDKLSDAIEKLNSFPNVPIFHEIRNVHNALKYKSEKTYTLEEEIQHFLNSLIDKNINYSIEDILHLRQQLSTRKEEFQVLYNRLETLRGFSEDCASSMLHQLIYKLIKLTASSDINVSIEASKCLGEIGPNDLTSMILYLEKSHVNESSDLIEILTYKIIIKMIELLFQSDVELRKVSADVLYALLSSFWGQKLLNTRYKERYSKLTLPLNYIKPFITNKSPKPTKITLNTAKLSNILNPQNSIWSIETNGSYANWISEITCQILQCFTEFYSEKLFSVCALSIDVCEIILPRVIFLIIHIDKKYTPAMCSCINKFFYYNFDFTIQNVATSATCKTANCDRQIVHCMLNIVNYIRIQVADSGCLQLNYMYIAKAAQYCAAFFTAILYAEISCENILNDHNNFTNISKIDYVYELVPEQGKVIQSILRDTYAKIGDSDAIRGTGSSHLQDHSTRIQHYLAQDVELSFGNMSVNKEIAYGPHQSGFQNLLDNMIYAMSTHNEKVDEDIQYECAWRLGNWNFSVINQAQSDCKLKSQIVESDYHFYHYQALKYFHEGNEIGIQNAIGNARISIVKALKNISLESSKTVYEKLMQLQLIREIEELSSAKPDEHEKVLQKWQQQDISNFNELQYIEPILTQRTIMYQINNALVDSVQMKDALYNTYLNILKIAADKENLRIATRSLAALAKQTDLPPKVQDQMLYQESLLARLRNDLEIGRFLLRNLMHKDTLDTNLRAQVLRVYGDWMAETKSENPQTVIEEYYMKSVDASTSINEQTADSIKNLHNTQVALARFADVQYEQICAHMKSPQFESLKECITSTEEVSALSMSKDKDVRRAFILNHKQNINDAAELKHIQKERDNYLTLALQYYLLVLQQSEDYNLLIFRIVALWLDNIKQTDVNHLLNENLQRIPSFKFIPLIPQLAAHINNVSDAFSEKIYSIMEHCALEHPHHTLPVLLALKNLYGDYEYSTTQANNVVEPRVLGARKLLQELTRTNIRLIVHEMEKLSHSLVMLANLETSTRKPGSMVNIPKNQEILKVKNFNNVLVPTLTINVKSSRNYNNIIGISKYSGTYETVGGLNTPKKIICIGTDGISRYQLVKGKDDLRQDAVMQQVFSVMNILLKAYKETKRRKLMIRTYKVVPLTQRSGILEWCDNTVPIIFILIGSNPNSGFHVKYYPKDYTAKDCRDKLSAVEKASTDAKLKAFTDCCAHMHPVLHHFFMEKYPSPETWFERRLAYTRSIATTSIAGYILGLGDRHLNNILLDQTTAEVIHIDFGIAFEQGKVLPIPETIPFRLTQNIEAAMGVSGIEGTMRQCCEKTLTVLRDQRQIIITLLQVLLYDPLFTWTITPAKARNIQSGSSSKQVEINQSSTGTNKTAGRALLRIEQKLQGTEEGLASSISGQVERLIQQARDPMNLSRIYCGWQPYL, encoded by the exons ATGCTGTGTTGTACGTTGTACTTGTTCAAAGTTGTGTTTAAAATGTCAAAGTATTCAGAAAGAATTcaggaaatattaaaaactgCAAGTGGTAAGAAAGTTCTAGACAAAAAA AAGTGTGTGCTTGATTTGTTAGAGTTATATGAAAATCAAGAAGCGCTAAACGAGATATGTATTAATTCAGAACAAAATGTACAAGGTGTTATAAACTGGTCATATATAATCCATACAGTTCATAAAGTTGTATTGAAT GAAACAGATAGACATGCTTCTAAGGATTCTTATGGCAGAGCAATAATTATTGAAAGACAAAACACATGTCTGCTTATGAGGAAAACAGTTCAATATGCGAACTCTTATAAAATACCACTTCTGAAGTGCTCGGATATAATACCATTAATTTTGCAAATACTAGGAACAAGTATATATGAATATTACCATGAAACTTACATGCACATATTGGTATTGTATGTACTGCCACTTAGAACATATCACGTGAAGATGTTACCTGAACAGTGGCAAGAGTTATTGAAGATATGTATTCTATTATATAAGAATGTATCTTCAATTGTAAATAAACGTACTACTTTAGAAGCATTACAAATGATTGCACATTATGGTTGTTTATACTCGGATCTTCTACCAAACTTGAAAGAAACACCGCCATTTTTAG aaactgtatttcttgatgtaaaaacaaatcaAGAAATCTTGGCAGAATCAGCTTATAAGCTTGCGCATACAGTATGTCGACAAATTGCAATAGAATGTAGACATAATCTTTGCCAATTTAGCGAGAATGTCTTACCAAATATAATTAGTTTAAAAAGTTCTATAGAAAAGTATAAACTTTTACTGCTTTTTAATCAAATTCACCATCCCAAAGGAATATGTAAAGTCGATGATGGTGCTTATGCTAGTAACTGGGAAAAGTGGTGTGCAATACTTAAAAGTATGTATTTAATGATATTAAAAGATTTGAAAGCAGACGTGCTTCCAAAAAGTTTTACTTATCTTGCGAGCGAag tttTCAAACAAATATTAGAAAATACAGACATTGTTATTGAAAGAACATCACTCGATGAATCTGACTGTATTAATGtagtaaaaaaaagaagaattgcCAGTAAAATGGATGGACTAATTGACATAATTAGTGGTAATAACAGTGAAGAAGCATGGCCAAGAATACAGATATTAACAGTATTACTTAAAAAATATCCTGAATGTTTGAAATCTCACGATCTTGCagaattcttaaaaattttagTAAATCTTCTTACACAGTCCTGTAAAGAAGAAATTATCATGGATAATTTATATGATTTATGTGCCATTCTattaacaaatgaaaaaatattatcTACCACGTGTATAGAGAACTCAAATATATATTGGGATAAAATATGGGATATTTTATTGAG GTCTCTTAATGTGAATCAAAACGAGATATCAACTCATAAACTTACACAACTCTTcatcataaataataaaataacaaagccAAATGTGCTCTTGAGACTTTATCTTACAAATGTTATCAAATGGTCAGTTATGAGTCTTCGTACATTAATAATACTTTGCAAATATCTATCATTACCATCTGATATAACAATGTTTAACATAAATACATGTTCTCCAACAATGAATTCAGATTCTGTGAGATTATGTCTATTAAAATGGGCATTGAATATACCCTGGCATAAACTGGCCACAGAAATAGTAATTGATGAGTTGTGTTTGTTACTGATTAGTATTACATCAAAATCGAAGTATGAAAAACAGATCgaatttaaagaaaatagtacgaACAATTCATGTGATTGTTTAAATAATGAGGAACTATCttacgaagaaattgaaaatgccTACCTACTATTAAAATACAAAACAAATTTGTTCATTGACAAAGAAAAAGATGATATTCATTGTGatataaaattgaatgaaaagatattgtatatgcaaGATATTGTAACTTCTTTGCAAGTTCAGTTATGTAACACATTAGACGAAGGTAGTGGTAATGATGACATATACataagaataataaaaattgctataGTAGCAAAAGTAATATCAATGATGAAACAGTTGAATATGATAAATAATGATGAgatatttcttcagcaaacaaTGAAAACACATCTAAACTCTGTTTATACTTTATTGGCGAACATAGATCCATCAAAAAGTAAATATACGTATCTGTGTAATGTCACAAAAGCACTTAATATATTGTATGGAACATTATACGATACAGAAATCTCAAAGATAATCATTTTATCTTCAACACCAGAGATGTTAAGAAATACATTTAGTTTAATGAATATTGAAGATAACGAAATTGCTGATTATGAGACAACTAAGGATTACTATGAAAATTATAGCTCTTTTCAAATTAAACGGAGAGCTTTAGATCAAAATATACAGGAAAAATGGTGTAATTTCTGCGACAAAGGCACAATTAGAATACAAACATCGAAAGCTTTAGCATTATTTTGTTGTATGAACGTGGGAGAAGAAAAATGTGAAATTCAAAGAAAACTCATGGACAATTTGCTCAAAATAGATATGTATGATTTGTCTCgtacatttaattttaaaatggcTGTTACAGTTTTAGAATCACTGTTAAACTACGACaaacaaaatttgtcaaaaaaTCACGGAGAAACACCATTGAAAGATGTATTGGCATTATATCAGGAATGTCGGGAAGATGAAACTGCTGTtcgttatatattcaatattttaccATACTTTCTCAGGTATGCTgtagattataatttttatttagacgATTTAATAAACATCATTTCACAACAGAATCGACATAAAAAGAAATATGGTTTTCGTGTTCATATAGAAATTACCAAATGCATTTTAAGAATTATTCATATCAGTCCCACGCTTCTTTATTATATAGTACCTAATGAGGTCGATCATATGATGCCAATAATGGACAGTATTTTATCATCGCTTACCAATTCTTTGTTTATCGTGCAGTTAGAAGCAATCAAATGTATACGAGAAATAtacctttcgaaaaaaattgatttcaaatGGAAAGAGATATTGTTTATGCAAATAGAAAACTCGATAAATAAGTTAGTAATTAGTAGTCAGAGCATGTGTGTTGACGAAAGCGAAACTAGAATAGCAGGCGCACTTTTGGGACTAATAGCAATAGTATTTAGTAATGGAACATTTCAATGCCGTGCTTTATTGACAATGTTACATTTTATTATGGACAAAAAAATAGACATTCAGATAATACCAAGGGCATTAGGTACTATAACAAACCAAATAAGATACATAAGTCTCATCGAAGATAATTTaagttatttaataacatgttggTACAATTCAAGATATTCATCAGAGTCATTTCCATGGCAGTTAGTGCAATGTAGTTCGGAAGAGCAATTTTATGAGACACATATTAATATGCTtgcatttattaaatttcaaagtttCAAGCTATCTAATGTTGCATCGCTTTGTAATTATGTTACATTATCATTCCaacaaattattgaaaatatttttccacaAGTAATACCTTGGCTTTTATACTGTATCAACGAAGACGATGACAgtggtaaaaaaaaattagcaggtaaaatatttcataaGCTAATTTCAAATCAAGATGAATTTCTTGAAGTTAAAAAGTTTTCTAGTTTATTTAatgacaaatttgaagaaacatTAATTTATCTTTTTGAAAGATTGCATGACGAAAATTACCTTAAAGAAATGTTAAATGTACAAATTTCATTTGCAATGTCGAATCCGCCACATTTTAAACATGAAACAGTTAAGATGTGCTTAAAATATATGGAAGAAAACTTTTTCACCGAAGAAATGTCTGTACAATACGTTTTGGCACATAGTTGTCCAAATGTATTGCAAAAACTATTGTTACATTTAAATAGCAATATTTATAGACAGAAATTTGTAGAACATAAAGTAAAAGCTTTTCATCAGTATATGTTCTTCTGCACACTAATTGTTCAAGAACTGCAACAAGATTATTTCAATACACTTTCGATGTATATAATAAAGGATATTAGTTATAGTTTACTTCATATAATTAAAGGCCATGATGGTGTTCTTCTTGAAATAGCAAgcaaatatttttatgaattcGTGAAACAGGTATTGCCTACAAGACACGAGGAAATCAAAGAAATTTTGAGTTTCACTGTTATGACTCTAATTCCCGTTGCACAGGCAGGAAAAGGATCAGTAACTTTGGAAATACTCAAGTTTTTATTAATTGAACAAAAAGATAAGTTAAGTGATGCAATAGAAAAGTTAAATTCATTTCCAAATGTTCCTATTTTTCATGAAATCCGGAATGTGCATAATGCATTGAAATATAAATCTGAGAAAACATATACTTTGGAGgaagaaatacaacattttctgAACTCTTTGATCGACAAAAACATAAATTATAGTATAGAAGACATTTTACATTTACGACAACAATTGTCCACGAGGAAAGAGGAATTCCAAGTATTGTATAATAGACTTGAAACATTGCGTGGATTTTCTGAAGATTGTGCCTCGAGTATGTTGCATCAATTAATATATAAACTTATCAAATTAACAGCATCCTCTGACATAAATGTTTCGATTGAAGCATCAAAATGTTTAGGTGAGATAGGTCCGAATGATTTAACATCAATGATATTATATTTAGAGAAAAGCCATGTGAATGAAAGTTCTGATTTAATAGAGATActaacatataaaataataattaaaatgattgaattattatttcaaagTGATGTAGAACTAAGAAAAGTTAGTGCTGATGTACTTTATGCTCTATTGTCATCTTTTTGGGGACAAAAATTGTTAAATACAAGGTATAAAGAACGCTACTCTAAATTAACGCTACCTCTAAATTATATTAAACCGTTTATAACTAACAAAAGTCCAAAACCAACAAAAATTACTTTAAATACTGCAAAATTGAGTAACATTTTAAACCCTCAAAATAGTATTTGGTCAATTGAAACTAATGGCTCGTATGCTAATTGGATTTCAGAAATAACATGTCAAATTCTACAATGTTTTACAGAATTCTATTCAGAAAAATTGTTCTCAGTTTGTGCATTAAGCATTGATGTTTGCGAAATAATTTTACCGAGAgttattttcttaataattcaTATTGATAAAAAGTACACACCTGCTATGTgttcttgtataaataaatttttttactaCAACTTTGACTTCACAATACAAAATGTAGCTACCAGTGCAACTTGTAAAACAGCAAATTGTGACCGTCAAATCGTCCATTGTAtgttaaatattgtaaattatatAAGAATACAAGTTGCCGATAGTGGTTGTTTACAGTTGAATTACATGTATATTGCAAAAGCGGCACAATATTGTGCAGCTTTCTTTACTGCAATATTGTATGCAGAAATTTCttgtgaaaatattttgaacGATCATAATAATTTCACTaacatttcaaaaattgattatGTCTACGAATTGGTACCTGAACAAGGAAAAGTGATACAAAGTATACTCAGAGACACATATGCAAAAATAGGTGATTCCGATGCCATTCGTGGCACCGGATCTTCACATTTACAAGACCATTCGACTCGTATACAACATTATCTGGCACAAGATGTTGAGCTTTCTTTTGGAAATATGTCAGTGAACAAAG AAATAGCTTATGGGCCCCATCAATCTGGTTTTCAAAATTTACTTGACAATATGATATATGCCATGTCCACACATAATGAAAAAGTAGATGAAGATATCCAATACGAATGTGCGTGGAGACTCGGCAATTGGAATTTCTCTGTAATAAACCAGGCACAAAGtgattgtaaattaaaatcacAAATAGTTGAATCTGATTATCATTTTTACCATTATCAAGCATTAAAGTACTTTCATGAAGGTaacgaaataggtatacaaaatgCAATTGGAAATGCTCGTATCAGTATCGTCAAAGCCCTTAAGAATATTAGTTTAG AAAGCAGCAAAACTGTATATGAAAAATTAATGCAGTTACAATTAATtcgtgaaattgaagagttaagTTCAGCAAAACCAGACGAACATGAAAAAGTATTGCAAAAATGGCAACAACAAGACATATCAAATTTTAATGAACTGCAATATATTGAACCCATATTAACTCAAAGAACAATTATGTATCAGATAAATAATGCTTTAGTTGATAGCGTGCAGATGAAGGATGCACTTTACAATACAtacttaaatatattaaaaatagcgGCGGATAAAGAAAATTTACGTATTGCTACACGTTCGCTAG CTGCACTAGCGAAACAAACAGACCTGCCCCCAAAAGTTCAAGATCAAATGCTTTATCAAGAATCTCTGTTAGCACGTCTTAGAAATGATTTGGAAATTGGACGATTTCTTTTACGTAATTTAATGCACAAGGATACCTTAGATACAAATCTACGAGCTCAGGTGCTGAGAGTTTACGGTGACTGGATGGCTGAAACAAAATCGGAGAATCCTCAG acTGTAATAGAAGAATATTACATGAAATCTGTAGATGCGAGCACTTCTATCAATGAACAAACTGCTGATAGCATTAAGAATTTACATAATACACAAGTAGCATTAGCACGATTCGCTGATGTTCAATATGAACAGATATGCGCCCATATGAAATCTCCTCAATTTGAAAGTCTTAAAGAATGCATTACGTCTACGGAAGAAGTCAGTGCGTTGTCGATGAGTAAGGACAAAGATGTTAGAAGAGCGTTTATTCTAAATCACAAACAAAATATAAATGATGCTGCAGAACTAAAGCATATACAGAAAGAAAGAGATAATTATTTAACTTTAGCATTACA ATACTATTTACTAGTGTTACAACAAAGCGAAGATTATAATTTACTAATATTTAGAATAGTAGCTCTCTGGTTAGACAACATAAAACAAACAGATGTTAATCATCTCTTAAATGAGAATCTTCAGAGAATACCGTCTTTTAAATTTATTCCACTTATTCCACAATTAGCTGCACATATAAATAATGTTTCAGATGCATTCTCTGAAAAAATATACTCAATTATGGAACATTGTGCCCTGGAACACCCACACCATACGTTACCTGTATTGTtagcattaaaaaatttatatggcgaTTATGAATATAGTACAACTCAGGCGAATAATGTGGTAGAACCAAGAGTGCTCGGCGCTCGAAAGTTGTTGCAGGAATTGACAAGAACAAATATTAGGCTAATTGTGCATGAAATGGAAAAGTTATCACACTCGTTAGTTATGTTAGCTAATCTTGAAACTTCTACAAGGAAAC ctGGTTCGATGGTTAATATACCGAAAAATCAAGAAATCTTgaaagttaaaaatttcaataatgtaCTTGTACCAACGCTGACAATAAATGTAAAATCGTCCAGAAATTACAATAACATAATTGGAATATCTAAATATTCAGGAACATATGAGACTGTTGGTGGTTTAAATACACCAAAAAAGATAATCTGTATTGGCACGGATGGAATTTCAAGATATCAATTAGTAAAG GGAAAAGATGACTTACGACAAGATGCTGTAATGCAACAAGTTTTTAGCGTAATGAATATACTGTTAAAAGCTTACAAAGAAACAAAACGGAGAAAGTTAATGATTCGAACATACAAG GTTGTTCCATTGACCCAAAGATCGGGAATATTAGAATGGTGTGATAATACAGTTCCCATTATATTTATACTGATAGGTTCAAATCCCAATTCTGGATTTCACGTGAAATATTACCCAAAAGATTATACAGCAAAAGACTGCAGGGACAAATTAtca GCAGTGGAAAAAGCATCAACTGACGCCAAATTGAAAGCATTTACGGACTGTTGTGCACATATGCATCCAGTactgcatcatttctttatggAAAAATATCCATCTCCTGAAACGTGGTTCGAGAGAAGATTAGCATACACTCGCAG CATAGCTACAACATCTATAGCGGGATATATTTTGGGCCTAGGAGATAGacatttaaacaatattttacttgACCAAACAACTGCTGAAGTAATTCATATTGATTTtg GTATAGCATTCGAACAAGGTAAGGTATTACCGATTCCTGAAACTATTCCGTTTCGGCTTACGCAAAATATTGAGGCCGCAATGGGTGTATCTGGAATAGAAGGGACGATGAGACAATGCTGCGAAAAGACTTTAACTGTTTTACGTGACCAAAGACAAATAATCATAACTTTACTACAAGTCTTATTGTATGATCCACTGTTCACATGGACTATAACACCTGCTAAAGCACGTAACATTCAAAGTGGGAGCTCGTCGAAACAAGTTGAAATTAATCAAA GTTCTACTGGAACTAACAAAACAGCAGGAAGAGCTCTGTTAAGAATAGAACAAAAACTCCAAGGTACCGAAGAAGGTTTAGCGTCAAGCATTTCTGGCCAAGTTGAAAGACTTATACAACAAGCACGTGATCCTATGAATCTTTCTCGTATATACTGCGGATGGCAACcatatttataa